A genomic region of Equus caballus isolate H_3958 breed thoroughbred chromosome 1, TB-T2T, whole genome shotgun sequence contains the following coding sequences:
- the GPAM gene encoding glycerol-3-phosphate acyltransferase 1, mitochondrial isoform X3, translating to MYPAHDLGVTLCDMDESALTLGTIDVSYLPNSSEYSVGRCKHASEEWSECGFRPTLFRSATLKWKESLMGRKRPFVGRCCYSCTPQSWDKFFNSSIPSLGLRNVIYINETHTRHRGWLARRLSYVLFVQERDVHRGMFATNVTENVLNSSRVQEAIAEVAAELNPDGSAQQQSKAISKVKKKAKKILQEMVATVSPTMIRLTGWVLLKLFNSFFWNIQIHKGQLEMVKAAAEMNLPLIFLPVHRSHIDYLLLTFILFCYNIKAPYIASGNNLNLPIFSTLIHKLGGFFIRRRLDETPDGRKDTLYRALLHGHIVELLRQQQFLEIFLEGTRSRSGKTSCARAGLLSVVVDTMSTKTIPDILIIPVGISYDRIIEGHYNGEQLGKPKKNESLWSVARGVIRMLRKNYGCVRVDFAQPFSLKEYLESQSQKPVSAPLSLEQALLPAMLPSRPSDAADEGTDMSINESRNATDEPFRRRLIANLAEHILFTASKSCAIMSTHIVACLLLYRHRQGIDLSTLVEDFFVMKEEVLARDFDLGFSGNSEDVVMHAIQLLGNCVTITHTSRNDEFFITPSTTVPSVFELNFYSNGVLHVFIMESIIACSLYAVLNKRGCGGSASASPSLISQEQLVRKAASLCYLLSNEGTISLPCQTFYQVCHETVGKLIQYGILIVAEQDDQEDVSPGLTEQQWDKKLPEALSWRSDEEDEDSDFGEEQRDCYLKVSQSKEHQQFLSFLQRLLGPLLEAYSSAAIFIHNFSGPVPEPEYLQKLHKYLITRTERNVAVYAESATYCLVKNAVKMFKDVGVFKETKQKRVSVLELSSTFLPHCNRQKLLEYILSFVVL from the exons caCATGATTTAGGAGTTACGCTTtgtgacatggatgaatctgCACTGACCCTTGGCACAATAGATGTTTCTTATCTGCCAAATTCATCAGAATACAGTGTTGGTCGATGTAAGCATGCAAGCGAGGAATGG AGTGAATGTGGTTTCAGACCTACTCTCTTCAGATCTGCAAccttaaaatggaaagaaagcctAATGGGCCGGAAAAGGCCATTTGTCGGAAGATGTTGTTATTCCTGTACTCCCCAGAGCTGG gATAAATTTTTCAACTCCAGTATCCCGTCTTTGGGTTTGCGGAATGTTATTTATATCAATGAAACTCACACAAg GCACCGAGGATGGCTGGCAAGACGTCTTTCTTACGTGCTGTTTGTTCAAGAGCGAGATGTCCATAGAGGCATGTTTGCCACCAATGTGACTGAAAATGTACTAAACAGCAGTAG AGTACAAGAGGCAATTGCAGAAGTGGCTGCTGAATTAAACCCTGATGGTTCTGCACAGCAGCAATCAAAAGCCATCAGTAAAGTGAAGAAGAAAGCCAAAAAGATCCTTCAAGAAATGGTTGCCACTGTCTCCCCGACAATGATCAG ACTGACTGGATGGGTGCTGCTAAAACTGTTCAACAGCTTCTTCTGGAATATTCAAATTCACAAGGGTCAACTTGAGATGGTTAAAGCTGCAGCTGAG ATGAATTTGCCACTTATATTTCTACCAGTTCATAGATCACATATTGACTATCTACTGCTCACTTTCATTCTCTTCTGCTATAACATCAAAGCACCATACATTGCTTCAGGCAATAATCTCAACCTCCCTATCTTCAG TACTTTAATCCATAAGCTTGGGGGCTTTTTCATACGACGGAGGCTAGATGAAACACCAGATGGACGGAAAGATACTCTCTATAGAGCTTTGCTCCATGGG CATATAGTTGAACTACTTCGACAGCAGCAGTTCTTGGAGATTTTTCTGGAAGGCACACGCTCTAGGAGTGGAAAAACCTCCTGTGCTCGGGCAGGACTTTTGTCCGTTGTGGTAGATACTATGTCTACCAAAACCATCCCAGACATCTTGATAATACCTGTTGGAATCTCCTATGATCGTATTATTGAAGGTCACTACAATGGCGAACAGTTG GGAAAACCTAAGAAGAATGAGAGCCTTTGGAGCGTAGCTAGAGGCGTTATCAGAATGTTACGAAAAAACTATGGGTGTGTCAGAGTGGATTTTGCACAGCCGTTTTCCTTAAAG gaatatTTAGAAAGCCAAAGTCAGAAACCTGTGTCTGCTCCACTTTCCCTGGAGCAAGCATTGTTACCAGCTATGCTTCCTTCAAG ACCCAGTGATGCTGCTGATGAAGGTACAGACATGTCCATTAATGAGTCCAGAAATGCAACAGATGAACCCTTCCGAAGAAGATTGATTGCAAATCTGGCTGAGCACATTCTCTTCA CTGCTAGCAAATCCTGTGCTATTATGTCCACGCACATCGTGGCCTGCCTGCTCCTCTACAGACACAGGCAG GGAATCGATCTCTCCACATTGGTGGAGGACTTCTTTGTGATGAAGGAGGAAGTCCTGGCTCGTGATTTTGACCTGGGGTTCTCGGGAAATTCAGAAGATGTAGTCATGCATGCCATACAGCTGCTGGGAAATTGTGTCACAATCACCCACACCAGCAGGAATGATGAGTTTTTTATTACTCCCAGCACAACTGTCCCCTCAGTCTTTGAACTCAACTTCTACAGCAATGGGGTACTCCATGTCTTTATCATGGAGTCCATTATAG CCTGCAGCCTTTACGCAGTTCTGAACAAGAGAGGCTGTGGAGGGTCTGCCAGCGCATCCCCCAGCTTGATCAGCCAGGAGCAGCTGGTGCGGAAGGCCGCCAGTCTGTGCTACCTGCTCTCTAACGAAGGCACCATCTCTCTC CCCTGCCAGACATTTTACCAGGTTTGCCATGAAACAGTAGGAAAGCTCATCCAGTATGGCATTCTTATTGTGGCTGAG CAAGATGATCAGGAAGATGTTAGTCCTGGACTTACTGAGCAGCAGTGGGACAAGAAGCTCCCAGAAGCTTTGTCTTGGAGAAGCGATGAAGAAGATGAAGACAGTGATTTTGGTGAGGAGCAGCGAGATTGCTACCTGAAG GTGAGCCAGTCCAAGGAGCACCAGCAGTTCCTCAGCTTCCTGCAGAGGCTCCTTGGACCTTTGCTGGAGGCCTATAGCTCCGCTGCCATCTTCATTCACAACTTCAGTGGTCCTGTTCCAGAGCCTGAATATCTGCAGAAGCTGCACAAGTACCTAATCACCAGAACGGAAAGAAATGTTGCAGTATATG CTGAGAGTGCCACATATTGTCTTGTGAAGAATGCTGTGAAAATGTTTAAGGATGTTGGG GTTTTCAAAGAGACCAAACAAAAGAGAGTGTCTGTGTTAGAACTCAGCAGCACTTTTCTACCTCACTGTAACCGGCAAAAACTCCTAGAATACATCCTGAGTTTTGTGGTGCTGTAG
- the GPAM gene encoding glycerol-3-phosphate acyltransferase 1, mitochondrial isoform X1: MEDKGIPAMAAECLEEASPLGSGPHQPAAHAQTSTTEASAFVPPSPTCSKFSPCLPAQTPGTAHDLGVTLCDMDESALTLGTIDVSYLPNSSEYSVGRCKHASEEWSECGFRPTLFRSATLKWKESLMGRKRPFVGRCCYSCTPQSWDKFFNSSIPSLGLRNVIYINETHTRHRGWLARRLSYVLFVQERDVHRGMFATNVTENVLNSSRVQEAIAEVAAELNPDGSAQQQSKAISKVKKKAKKILQEMVATVSPTMIRLTGWVLLKLFNSFFWNIQIHKGQLEMVKAAAEMNLPLIFLPVHRSHIDYLLLTFILFCYNIKAPYIASGNNLNLPIFSTLIHKLGGFFIRRRLDETPDGRKDTLYRALLHGHIVELLRQQQFLEIFLEGTRSRSGKTSCARAGLLSVVVDTMSTKTIPDILIIPVGISYDRIIEGHYNGEQLGKPKKNESLWSVARGVIRMLRKNYGCVRVDFAQPFSLKEYLESQSQKPVSAPLSLEQALLPAMLPSRPSDAADEGTDMSINESRNATDEPFRRRLIANLAEHILFTASKSCAIMSTHIVACLLLYRHRQGIDLSTLVEDFFVMKEEVLARDFDLGFSGNSEDVVMHAIQLLGNCVTITHTSRNDEFFITPSTTVPSVFELNFYSNGVLHVFIMESIIACSLYAVLNKRGCGGSASASPSLISQEQLVRKAASLCYLLSNEGTISLPCQTFYQVCHETVGKLIQYGILIVAEQDDQEDVSPGLTEQQWDKKLPEALSWRSDEEDEDSDFGEEQRDCYLKVSQSKEHQQFLSFLQRLLGPLLEAYSSAAIFIHNFSGPVPEPEYLQKLHKYLITRTERNVAVYAESATYCLVKNAVKMFKDVGVFKETKQKRVSVLELSSTFLPHCNRQKLLEYILSFVVL, translated from the exons caCATGATTTAGGAGTTACGCTTtgtgacatggatgaatctgCACTGACCCTTGGCACAATAGATGTTTCTTATCTGCCAAATTCATCAGAATACAGTGTTGGTCGATGTAAGCATGCAAGCGAGGAATGG AGTGAATGTGGTTTCAGACCTACTCTCTTCAGATCTGCAAccttaaaatggaaagaaagcctAATGGGCCGGAAAAGGCCATTTGTCGGAAGATGTTGTTATTCCTGTACTCCCCAGAGCTGG gATAAATTTTTCAACTCCAGTATCCCGTCTTTGGGTTTGCGGAATGTTATTTATATCAATGAAACTCACACAAg GCACCGAGGATGGCTGGCAAGACGTCTTTCTTACGTGCTGTTTGTTCAAGAGCGAGATGTCCATAGAGGCATGTTTGCCACCAATGTGACTGAAAATGTACTAAACAGCAGTAG AGTACAAGAGGCAATTGCAGAAGTGGCTGCTGAATTAAACCCTGATGGTTCTGCACAGCAGCAATCAAAAGCCATCAGTAAAGTGAAGAAGAAAGCCAAAAAGATCCTTCAAGAAATGGTTGCCACTGTCTCCCCGACAATGATCAG ACTGACTGGATGGGTGCTGCTAAAACTGTTCAACAGCTTCTTCTGGAATATTCAAATTCACAAGGGTCAACTTGAGATGGTTAAAGCTGCAGCTGAG ATGAATTTGCCACTTATATTTCTACCAGTTCATAGATCACATATTGACTATCTACTGCTCACTTTCATTCTCTTCTGCTATAACATCAAAGCACCATACATTGCTTCAGGCAATAATCTCAACCTCCCTATCTTCAG TACTTTAATCCATAAGCTTGGGGGCTTTTTCATACGACGGAGGCTAGATGAAACACCAGATGGACGGAAAGATACTCTCTATAGAGCTTTGCTCCATGGG CATATAGTTGAACTACTTCGACAGCAGCAGTTCTTGGAGATTTTTCTGGAAGGCACACGCTCTAGGAGTGGAAAAACCTCCTGTGCTCGGGCAGGACTTTTGTCCGTTGTGGTAGATACTATGTCTACCAAAACCATCCCAGACATCTTGATAATACCTGTTGGAATCTCCTATGATCGTATTATTGAAGGTCACTACAATGGCGAACAGTTG GGAAAACCTAAGAAGAATGAGAGCCTTTGGAGCGTAGCTAGAGGCGTTATCAGAATGTTACGAAAAAACTATGGGTGTGTCAGAGTGGATTTTGCACAGCCGTTTTCCTTAAAG gaatatTTAGAAAGCCAAAGTCAGAAACCTGTGTCTGCTCCACTTTCCCTGGAGCAAGCATTGTTACCAGCTATGCTTCCTTCAAG ACCCAGTGATGCTGCTGATGAAGGTACAGACATGTCCATTAATGAGTCCAGAAATGCAACAGATGAACCCTTCCGAAGAAGATTGATTGCAAATCTGGCTGAGCACATTCTCTTCA CTGCTAGCAAATCCTGTGCTATTATGTCCACGCACATCGTGGCCTGCCTGCTCCTCTACAGACACAGGCAG GGAATCGATCTCTCCACATTGGTGGAGGACTTCTTTGTGATGAAGGAGGAAGTCCTGGCTCGTGATTTTGACCTGGGGTTCTCGGGAAATTCAGAAGATGTAGTCATGCATGCCATACAGCTGCTGGGAAATTGTGTCACAATCACCCACACCAGCAGGAATGATGAGTTTTTTATTACTCCCAGCACAACTGTCCCCTCAGTCTTTGAACTCAACTTCTACAGCAATGGGGTACTCCATGTCTTTATCATGGAGTCCATTATAG CCTGCAGCCTTTACGCAGTTCTGAACAAGAGAGGCTGTGGAGGGTCTGCCAGCGCATCCCCCAGCTTGATCAGCCAGGAGCAGCTGGTGCGGAAGGCCGCCAGTCTGTGCTACCTGCTCTCTAACGAAGGCACCATCTCTCTC CCCTGCCAGACATTTTACCAGGTTTGCCATGAAACAGTAGGAAAGCTCATCCAGTATGGCATTCTTATTGTGGCTGAG CAAGATGATCAGGAAGATGTTAGTCCTGGACTTACTGAGCAGCAGTGGGACAAGAAGCTCCCAGAAGCTTTGTCTTGGAGAAGCGATGAAGAAGATGAAGACAGTGATTTTGGTGAGGAGCAGCGAGATTGCTACCTGAAG GTGAGCCAGTCCAAGGAGCACCAGCAGTTCCTCAGCTTCCTGCAGAGGCTCCTTGGACCTTTGCTGGAGGCCTATAGCTCCGCTGCCATCTTCATTCACAACTTCAGTGGTCCTGTTCCAGAGCCTGAATATCTGCAGAAGCTGCACAAGTACCTAATCACCAGAACGGAAAGAAATGTTGCAGTATATG CTGAGAGTGCCACATATTGTCTTGTGAAGAATGCTGTGAAAATGTTTAAGGATGTTGGG GTTTTCAAAGAGACCAAACAAAAGAGAGTGTCTGTGTTAGAACTCAGCAGCACTTTTCTACCTCACTGTAACCGGCAAAAACTCCTAGAATACATCCTGAGTTTTGTGGTGCTGTAG
- the GPAM gene encoding glycerol-3-phosphate acyltransferase 1, mitochondrial isoform X5, with product MYPAHDLGVTLCDMDESALTLGTIDVSYLPNSSEYSVGRCKHASEEWSECGFRPTLFRSATLKWKESLMGRKRPFVGRCCYSCTPQSWDKFFNSSIPSLGLRNVIYINETHTRHRGWLARRLSYVLFVQERDVHRGMFATNVTENVLNSSRVQEAIAEVAAELNPDGSAQQQSKAISKVKKKAKKILQEMVATVSPTMIRLTGWVLLKLFNSFFWNIQIHKGQLEMVKAAAEMNLPLIFLPVHRSHIDYLLLTFILFCYNIKAPYIASGNNLNLPIFSTLIHKLGGFFIRRRLDETPDGRKDTLYRALLHGHIVELLRQQQFLEIFLEGTRSRSGKTSCARAGLLSVVVDTMSTKTIPDILIIPVGISYDRIIEGHYNGEQLGKPKKNESLWSVARGVIRMLRKNYGCVRVDFAQPFSLKEYLESQSQKPVSAPLSLEQALLPAMLPSRPSDAADEGTDMSINESRNATDEPFRRRLIANLAEHILFTASKSCAIMSTHIVACLLLYRHRQGIDLSTLVEDFFVMKEEVLARDFDLGFSGNSEDVVMHAIQLLGNCVTITHTSRNDEFFITPSTTVPSVFELNFYSNGVLHVFIMESIIACSLYAVLNKRGCGGSASASPSLISQEQLVRKAASLCYLLSNEGTISLQDDQEDVSPGLTEQQWDKKLPEALSWRSDEEDEDSDFGEEQRDCYLKVSQSKEHQQFLSFLQRLLGPLLEAYSSAAIFIHNFSGPVPEPEYLQKLHKYLITRTERNVAVYAESATYCLVKNAVKMFKDVGVFKETKQKRVSVLELSSTFLPHCNRQKLLEYILSFVVL from the exons caCATGATTTAGGAGTTACGCTTtgtgacatggatgaatctgCACTGACCCTTGGCACAATAGATGTTTCTTATCTGCCAAATTCATCAGAATACAGTGTTGGTCGATGTAAGCATGCAAGCGAGGAATGG AGTGAATGTGGTTTCAGACCTACTCTCTTCAGATCTGCAAccttaaaatggaaagaaagcctAATGGGCCGGAAAAGGCCATTTGTCGGAAGATGTTGTTATTCCTGTACTCCCCAGAGCTGG gATAAATTTTTCAACTCCAGTATCCCGTCTTTGGGTTTGCGGAATGTTATTTATATCAATGAAACTCACACAAg GCACCGAGGATGGCTGGCAAGACGTCTTTCTTACGTGCTGTTTGTTCAAGAGCGAGATGTCCATAGAGGCATGTTTGCCACCAATGTGACTGAAAATGTACTAAACAGCAGTAG AGTACAAGAGGCAATTGCAGAAGTGGCTGCTGAATTAAACCCTGATGGTTCTGCACAGCAGCAATCAAAAGCCATCAGTAAAGTGAAGAAGAAAGCCAAAAAGATCCTTCAAGAAATGGTTGCCACTGTCTCCCCGACAATGATCAG ACTGACTGGATGGGTGCTGCTAAAACTGTTCAACAGCTTCTTCTGGAATATTCAAATTCACAAGGGTCAACTTGAGATGGTTAAAGCTGCAGCTGAG ATGAATTTGCCACTTATATTTCTACCAGTTCATAGATCACATATTGACTATCTACTGCTCACTTTCATTCTCTTCTGCTATAACATCAAAGCACCATACATTGCTTCAGGCAATAATCTCAACCTCCCTATCTTCAG TACTTTAATCCATAAGCTTGGGGGCTTTTTCATACGACGGAGGCTAGATGAAACACCAGATGGACGGAAAGATACTCTCTATAGAGCTTTGCTCCATGGG CATATAGTTGAACTACTTCGACAGCAGCAGTTCTTGGAGATTTTTCTGGAAGGCACACGCTCTAGGAGTGGAAAAACCTCCTGTGCTCGGGCAGGACTTTTGTCCGTTGTGGTAGATACTATGTCTACCAAAACCATCCCAGACATCTTGATAATACCTGTTGGAATCTCCTATGATCGTATTATTGAAGGTCACTACAATGGCGAACAGTTG GGAAAACCTAAGAAGAATGAGAGCCTTTGGAGCGTAGCTAGAGGCGTTATCAGAATGTTACGAAAAAACTATGGGTGTGTCAGAGTGGATTTTGCACAGCCGTTTTCCTTAAAG gaatatTTAGAAAGCCAAAGTCAGAAACCTGTGTCTGCTCCACTTTCCCTGGAGCAAGCATTGTTACCAGCTATGCTTCCTTCAAG ACCCAGTGATGCTGCTGATGAAGGTACAGACATGTCCATTAATGAGTCCAGAAATGCAACAGATGAACCCTTCCGAAGAAGATTGATTGCAAATCTGGCTGAGCACATTCTCTTCA CTGCTAGCAAATCCTGTGCTATTATGTCCACGCACATCGTGGCCTGCCTGCTCCTCTACAGACACAGGCAG GGAATCGATCTCTCCACATTGGTGGAGGACTTCTTTGTGATGAAGGAGGAAGTCCTGGCTCGTGATTTTGACCTGGGGTTCTCGGGAAATTCAGAAGATGTAGTCATGCATGCCATACAGCTGCTGGGAAATTGTGTCACAATCACCCACACCAGCAGGAATGATGAGTTTTTTATTACTCCCAGCACAACTGTCCCCTCAGTCTTTGAACTCAACTTCTACAGCAATGGGGTACTCCATGTCTTTATCATGGAGTCCATTATAG CCTGCAGCCTTTACGCAGTTCTGAACAAGAGAGGCTGTGGAGGGTCTGCCAGCGCATCCCCCAGCTTGATCAGCCAGGAGCAGCTGGTGCGGAAGGCCGCCAGTCTGTGCTACCTGCTCTCTAACGAAGGCACCATCTCTCTC CAAGATGATCAGGAAGATGTTAGTCCTGGACTTACTGAGCAGCAGTGGGACAAGAAGCTCCCAGAAGCTTTGTCTTGGAGAAGCGATGAAGAAGATGAAGACAGTGATTTTGGTGAGGAGCAGCGAGATTGCTACCTGAAG GTGAGCCAGTCCAAGGAGCACCAGCAGTTCCTCAGCTTCCTGCAGAGGCTCCTTGGACCTTTGCTGGAGGCCTATAGCTCCGCTGCCATCTTCATTCACAACTTCAGTGGTCCTGTTCCAGAGCCTGAATATCTGCAGAAGCTGCACAAGTACCTAATCACCAGAACGGAAAGAAATGTTGCAGTATATG CTGAGAGTGCCACATATTGTCTTGTGAAGAATGCTGTGAAAATGTTTAAGGATGTTGGG GTTTTCAAAGAGACCAAACAAAAGAGAGTGTCTGTGTTAGAACTCAGCAGCACTTTTCTACCTCACTGTAACCGGCAAAAACTCCTAGAATACATCCTGAGTTTTGTGGTGCTGTAG
- the GPAM gene encoding glycerol-3-phosphate acyltransferase 1, mitochondrial isoform X2, with protein MEDKGIPAMAAECLEEASPLGSGPHQPAAHAQTSTTEASAFVPPSPTCSKFSPCLPAQTPGTAHDLGVTLCDMDESALTLGTIDVSYLPNSSEYSVGRCKHASEEWSECGFRPTLFRSATLKWKESLMGRKRPFVGRCCYSCTPQSWDKFFNSSIPSLGLRNVIYINETHTRHRGWLARRLSYVLFVQERDVHRGMFATNVTENVLNSSRVQEAIAEVAAELNPDGSAQQQSKAISKVKKKAKKILQEMVATVSPTMIRLTGWVLLKLFNSFFWNIQIHKGQLEMVKAAAEMNLPLIFLPVHRSHIDYLLLTFILFCYNIKAPYIASGNNLNLPIFSTLIHKLGGFFIRRRLDETPDGRKDTLYRALLHGHIVELLRQQQFLEIFLEGTRSRSGKTSCARAGLLSVVVDTMSTKTIPDILIIPVGISYDRIIEGHYNGEQLGKPKKNESLWSVARGVIRMLRKNYGCVRVDFAQPFSLKEYLESQSQKPVSAPLSLEQALLPAMLPSRPSDAADEGTDMSINESRNATDEPFRRRLIANLAEHILFTASKSCAIMSTHIVACLLLYRHRQGIDLSTLVEDFFVMKEEVLARDFDLGFSGNSEDVVMHAIQLLGNCVTITHTSRNDEFFITPSTTVPSVFELNFYSNGVLHVFIMESIIACSLYAVLNKRGCGGSASASPSLISQEQLVRKAASLCYLLSNEGTISLQDDQEDVSPGLTEQQWDKKLPEALSWRSDEEDEDSDFGEEQRDCYLKVSQSKEHQQFLSFLQRLLGPLLEAYSSAAIFIHNFSGPVPEPEYLQKLHKYLITRTERNVAVYAESATYCLVKNAVKMFKDVGVFKETKQKRVSVLELSSTFLPHCNRQKLLEYILSFVVL; from the exons caCATGATTTAGGAGTTACGCTTtgtgacatggatgaatctgCACTGACCCTTGGCACAATAGATGTTTCTTATCTGCCAAATTCATCAGAATACAGTGTTGGTCGATGTAAGCATGCAAGCGAGGAATGG AGTGAATGTGGTTTCAGACCTACTCTCTTCAGATCTGCAAccttaaaatggaaagaaagcctAATGGGCCGGAAAAGGCCATTTGTCGGAAGATGTTGTTATTCCTGTACTCCCCAGAGCTGG gATAAATTTTTCAACTCCAGTATCCCGTCTTTGGGTTTGCGGAATGTTATTTATATCAATGAAACTCACACAAg GCACCGAGGATGGCTGGCAAGACGTCTTTCTTACGTGCTGTTTGTTCAAGAGCGAGATGTCCATAGAGGCATGTTTGCCACCAATGTGACTGAAAATGTACTAAACAGCAGTAG AGTACAAGAGGCAATTGCAGAAGTGGCTGCTGAATTAAACCCTGATGGTTCTGCACAGCAGCAATCAAAAGCCATCAGTAAAGTGAAGAAGAAAGCCAAAAAGATCCTTCAAGAAATGGTTGCCACTGTCTCCCCGACAATGATCAG ACTGACTGGATGGGTGCTGCTAAAACTGTTCAACAGCTTCTTCTGGAATATTCAAATTCACAAGGGTCAACTTGAGATGGTTAAAGCTGCAGCTGAG ATGAATTTGCCACTTATATTTCTACCAGTTCATAGATCACATATTGACTATCTACTGCTCACTTTCATTCTCTTCTGCTATAACATCAAAGCACCATACATTGCTTCAGGCAATAATCTCAACCTCCCTATCTTCAG TACTTTAATCCATAAGCTTGGGGGCTTTTTCATACGACGGAGGCTAGATGAAACACCAGATGGACGGAAAGATACTCTCTATAGAGCTTTGCTCCATGGG CATATAGTTGAACTACTTCGACAGCAGCAGTTCTTGGAGATTTTTCTGGAAGGCACACGCTCTAGGAGTGGAAAAACCTCCTGTGCTCGGGCAGGACTTTTGTCCGTTGTGGTAGATACTATGTCTACCAAAACCATCCCAGACATCTTGATAATACCTGTTGGAATCTCCTATGATCGTATTATTGAAGGTCACTACAATGGCGAACAGTTG GGAAAACCTAAGAAGAATGAGAGCCTTTGGAGCGTAGCTAGAGGCGTTATCAGAATGTTACGAAAAAACTATGGGTGTGTCAGAGTGGATTTTGCACAGCCGTTTTCCTTAAAG gaatatTTAGAAAGCCAAAGTCAGAAACCTGTGTCTGCTCCACTTTCCCTGGAGCAAGCATTGTTACCAGCTATGCTTCCTTCAAG ACCCAGTGATGCTGCTGATGAAGGTACAGACATGTCCATTAATGAGTCCAGAAATGCAACAGATGAACCCTTCCGAAGAAGATTGATTGCAAATCTGGCTGAGCACATTCTCTTCA CTGCTAGCAAATCCTGTGCTATTATGTCCACGCACATCGTGGCCTGCCTGCTCCTCTACAGACACAGGCAG GGAATCGATCTCTCCACATTGGTGGAGGACTTCTTTGTGATGAAGGAGGAAGTCCTGGCTCGTGATTTTGACCTGGGGTTCTCGGGAAATTCAGAAGATGTAGTCATGCATGCCATACAGCTGCTGGGAAATTGTGTCACAATCACCCACACCAGCAGGAATGATGAGTTTTTTATTACTCCCAGCACAACTGTCCCCTCAGTCTTTGAACTCAACTTCTACAGCAATGGGGTACTCCATGTCTTTATCATGGAGTCCATTATAG CCTGCAGCCTTTACGCAGTTCTGAACAAGAGAGGCTGTGGAGGGTCTGCCAGCGCATCCCCCAGCTTGATCAGCCAGGAGCAGCTGGTGCGGAAGGCCGCCAGTCTGTGCTACCTGCTCTCTAACGAAGGCACCATCTCTCTC CAAGATGATCAGGAAGATGTTAGTCCTGGACTTACTGAGCAGCAGTGGGACAAGAAGCTCCCAGAAGCTTTGTCTTGGAGAAGCGATGAAGAAGATGAAGACAGTGATTTTGGTGAGGAGCAGCGAGATTGCTACCTGAAG GTGAGCCAGTCCAAGGAGCACCAGCAGTTCCTCAGCTTCCTGCAGAGGCTCCTTGGACCTTTGCTGGAGGCCTATAGCTCCGCTGCCATCTTCATTCACAACTTCAGTGGTCCTGTTCCAGAGCCTGAATATCTGCAGAAGCTGCACAAGTACCTAATCACCAGAACGGAAAGAAATGTTGCAGTATATG CTGAGAGTGCCACATATTGTCTTGTGAAGAATGCTGTGAAAATGTTTAAGGATGTTGGG GTTTTCAAAGAGACCAAACAAAAGAGAGTGTCTGTGTTAGAACTCAGCAGCACTTTTCTACCTCACTGTAACCGGCAAAAACTCCTAGAATACATCCTGAGTTTTGTGGTGCTGTAG